One genomic segment of Acanthochromis polyacanthus isolate Apoly-LR-REF ecotype Palm Island chromosome 9, KAUST_Apoly_ChrSc, whole genome shotgun sequence includes these proteins:
- the LOC110957689 gene encoding leucine-rich repeat-containing protein 30-like, producing MGGKQSRSLSDKELNEVSVNQRRKSAIRDDQPSLSSAAERIRRHATMHFGYSTLSLAMRGLDETPTELWELRGLQKLNLSMNCLCSLPPALSALDNLVVLNLWGNNLSSLPPEIGLLKKLRVLFACRNRLSEVPEELGSCTCLEVLSLANNQISALPSSLAAMHNLTKLNLSHNRIVHIPTCVYSMKGLVFLHLACNRLETIADQIQDLVNLKILIVEGNSIHTLPKTLCFLESLELLNVDFNALQSVPVEMYLLSRLGRLACHPLDKGLHIIHNPLLKPIQEVLQGGLSALYNYLKPT from the coding sequence ATGGGTGGGAAGCAATCTCGCAGTTTGTCCGACAAGGAGCTGAATGAGGTGAGTGTGAATCAAAGGAGGAAGAGTGCGATTAGAGACGACCAGCCCAGCCTGTCCTCAGCTGCTGAGAGGATCCGTAGACACGCTACAATGCACTTTGGTTATAGCACCCTGAGTCTAGCCATGCGGGGGCTTGACGAAACGCCTACTGAGCTGTGGGAGCTTCGAGGGCTTCAAAAGTTAAATTTATCCATGAACTGCCTGTGCTCTTTGCCTCCCGCTCTGAGTGCTTTGGACAATCTGGTGGTTCTCAACTTGTGGGGAAATAACCTGTCCAGCCTTCCACCTGAGATCGGCCTTCTGAAAAAGCTGCGTGTACTCTTTGCCTGTCGCAACCGCCTGAGTGAGGTCCCTGAGGAGCTGGGCTCCTGCACCTGCCTGGAGGTACTCAGCTTGGCCAACAACCAGATCTCAGCCCTCCCCAGCAGCTTGGCAGCCATGCACAATCTGACCAAACTCAACTTGAGTCACAACCGCATCGTTCACATCCCCACCTGTGTCTACAGCATGAAGGGCCTGGTCTTCCTGCACCTGGCCTGCAACCGTCTGGAGACTATTGCAGACCAGATACAGGACCTGGTCAACTTGAAGATCCTCATCGTGGAGGGAAACAGTATACACACACTGCCTAAGACTCTTTGCTTCCTGGAGTCTTTAGAACTCCTCAATGTTGACTTTAATGCACTGCAAAGTGTCCCAGTGGAAATGTATCTACTGAGCAGACTCGGGCGGCTGGCCTGCCACCCACTGGATAAAGGACTCCATATTATCCATAACCCCCTCCTCAAGCCTATCCAGGAGGTGCTGCAGGGAGGACTCAGTGCCCTCTATAACTACCTCAAGCCCACATGA